The Macrobrachium nipponense isolate FS-2020 chromosome 27, ASM1510439v2, whole genome shotgun sequence genome includes a region encoding these proteins:
- the LOC135201059 gene encoding UDP-glucosyltransferase 2-like isoform X1 has product MACLSSVLIAGILVSLVEPSIAKQYNLLVMCPIGPHSVYRLTLHLSEILANAGHLVTHVSTYGPSSKHPNVTEVPTGASVEQLEAMNIFHYRNSLAGYDWIRDVIEKTGDAMWRNEHIRRLWERRRDFDAVVILSTMNEIAGPFLMDYNGAFVTLCSSGAAVEALSIAGQGNWLPLSVIPNKLVYDDHVSFLERLTNVWRTWALYSEYEETSISMSQKILERYIPGMPPVGQLFERVHLTLINGHFALDGPMPLLPTQVEIGTITAKPPKPLPSVIFLEVFRRLPQKVIWKYEEDDLDLPPNVITRKWLPQQDILGHPKTRLFMSHCGNFGVQEAKYHGVPILGFPVAFNQNSNAVQMANKGLGLVIRWDELTRELSSRQSRLL; this is encoded by the exons ATGGCCTGTCTCTCGTCAGTCCTGATAGCAGGGATCTTGGTATCCCTTGTGGAACCTTCCATTGCCAAGCAGTACAACTTGCTAGTCATGTGTCCGATTGGGCCACACAGCGTCTATCGCCTGACGCTTCATCTCTCCGAGATCCTTGCCAACGCTGGTCACCTCGTCACCCACGTGTCGACTTATGGACCTTCCTCCAA ACACCCGAACGTCACAGAAGTTCCCACAGGGGCATCTGTCGAGCAACTGGAAGCCATGAACATCTTCCACTATAGGAACAGTTTGGCTGGATACGACTGGATCAGAGACGTCATTGAAAAAACAGGGGACGCGATGTGGAGGAACGAGCACATCAGACGCCTTTGGGAGAGACGGCGTGATTTTGACGCTGTTGTGATTCTCAGTACAATGAACGAAATTGCTGGTCCTTTCCTGATGGATTACAATGGAGCGTTTGTTACCTTGTGCTCCTCTGGAGCTGCTGTAGAGGCCCTGAGCATAGCCGGGCAGGGCAATTGGCTCCCTCTGTCTGTGATACCGAATAAGTTGGTGTATGATGATCACGTCTCCTTTCTCGAGAGGCTGACAAATGTGTGGAGGACGTGGGCCTTGTACAGTGAATACGAGGAGACATCCATCTCTATGTCTCAGAAAATTCTCGAAAGATATATTCCTGGCATGCCCCCAGTGGGACAGCTTTTTGAGAGGGTCCACCTGACCTTGATCAACGGTCACTTTGCGCTAGATGGACCTATGCCTTTGCTCCCCACTCAGGTTGAGATCGGAACCATCACTGCAAAGCCTCCCAAACCTTTGCCCAGT GTAATTTTTCTTGAGGTTTTTAGAAGACTGCCTCAGAAGGTCATTTGGAAATACGAAGAGGATGACCTGGATCTCCCGCCAAATGTCATTACGAGGAAGTGGCTGCCGCAGCAGGATATTCTGG GACATCCTAAAACGCGGCTTTTCATGTCTCACTGCGGTAATTTTGGAGTTCAGGAGGCGAAGTACCATGGGGTTCCAATTCTGGGTTTCCCTGTAGCCTTCAACCAGAACAGCAATGCGGTTCAGATGGCCAACAAAGGACTAGGTCTAGTGATCAGATGGGATGAGCTGACAAGAGAGCTCTCTTCACGTCAATCCAGACTCTTATAA
- the LOC135201059 gene encoding UDP-glucosyltransferase 2-like isoform X2: MACLSSVLIAGILVSLVEPSIAKQYNLLVMCPIGPHSVYRLTLHLSEILANAGHLVTHVSTYGPSSKHPNVTEVPTGASVEQLEAMNIFHYRNSLAGYDWIRDVIEKTGDAMWRNEHIRRLWERRRDFDAVVILSTMNEIAGPFLMDYNGAFVTLCSSGAAVEALSIAGQGNWLPLSVIPNKLVYDDHVSFLERLTNVWRTWALYSEYEETSISMSQKILERYIPGMPPVGQLFERVHLTLINGHFALDGPMPLLPTQVEIGTITAKPPKPLPSVIFLEVFRRLPQKVIWKYEEDDLDLPPNVITRKWLPQQDILGKFSPCSTFLVSLKERDGKDGGYFFVTHTHTHTLE, from the exons ATGGCCTGTCTCTCGTCAGTCCTGATAGCAGGGATCTTGGTATCCCTTGTGGAACCTTCCATTGCCAAGCAGTACAACTTGCTAGTCATGTGTCCGATTGGGCCACACAGCGTCTATCGCCTGACGCTTCATCTCTCCGAGATCCTTGCCAACGCTGGTCACCTCGTCACCCACGTGTCGACTTATGGACCTTCCTCCAA ACACCCGAACGTCACAGAAGTTCCCACAGGGGCATCTGTCGAGCAACTGGAAGCCATGAACATCTTCCACTATAGGAACAGTTTGGCTGGATACGACTGGATCAGAGACGTCATTGAAAAAACAGGGGACGCGATGTGGAGGAACGAGCACATCAGACGCCTTTGGGAGAGACGGCGTGATTTTGACGCTGTTGTGATTCTCAGTACAATGAACGAAATTGCTGGTCCTTTCCTGATGGATTACAATGGAGCGTTTGTTACCTTGTGCTCCTCTGGAGCTGCTGTAGAGGCCCTGAGCATAGCCGGGCAGGGCAATTGGCTCCCTCTGTCTGTGATACCGAATAAGTTGGTGTATGATGATCACGTCTCCTTTCTCGAGAGGCTGACAAATGTGTGGAGGACGTGGGCCTTGTACAGTGAATACGAGGAGACATCCATCTCTATGTCTCAGAAAATTCTCGAAAGATATATTCCTGGCATGCCCCCAGTGGGACAGCTTTTTGAGAGGGTCCACCTGACCTTGATCAACGGTCACTTTGCGCTAGATGGACCTATGCCTTTGCTCCCCACTCAGGTTGAGATCGGAACCATCACTGCAAAGCCTCCCAAACCTTTGCCCAGT GTAATTTTTCTTGAGGTTTTTAGAAGACTGCCTCAGAAGGTCATTTGGAAATACGAAGAGGATGACCTGGATCTCCCGCCAAATGTCATTACGAGGAAGTGGCTGCCGCAGCAGGATATTCTGG